The region cggaagagaagccgaaaaagaccaaagaaGTTACAACGCACTCTTGGGACGTTCTCAACACTAACCAAGCTATTTGGACAcgtgaaaaggaagatatttcggacgacgaatacCAAGCCTTTTGGCAAGTTCTGGCACACGAGGCCACCAGCAACGCTACCTCCTGGTCCCACTTCAACGCCGAAGGAAACATCAATTTTAAGTCAATTCTCTACTTACCCGACGACCTTCCCCCCACGTATTCGTACACCAACATGGAACCCGTGCAAGGGGCTCTGAGGCTGTACGTGCGTAAGGTATTGATCGGGGACGAGTTTAACTTGCTTCCCAAGTACCTGGGTTTTATTCGGGGCGTGGTCGATTCGGATGACTTGCCTTTGAACGTCAATCGCGAAACGCTGCAAGAAAGCAAGATTCTATCTGTGATCAAGAAAAAGTTGGTGCGCAAGGCCATCGAGATGATACGCCAATTGGCCAAGgacagtgaagacgaagGTCAGTCCGAAGCGGAAATTGACGAAGAAGGAAACGTCATTGAAACAGAAGAAAAGGACTCTAGATACATTGCATTTTACCGCAAGTTCTCTCCAAACATCAAGCTGGGTGTAGTTGAGGACGAACCGAACCGCGGAAAGTTGATGAAGTTGCTCCGTTTCCAGACTTCCAAATCAGATGGTAAGATGATTTCGCTGGCTGCGTATTTCGACAACATGAAAGAGTGGCAAGAGGAAATCTACATTTTGGGTGGTGCTTCGGCTGAAGAGATTGAGAAGTCACCGTTTTTGGAGACATTCCGTGACAAAGACGTGGAAGTCATATATCTAACCGACTCTATCGACGAGTACATGCTCCGCCAAGTTCGCGATcacgagaagaaaaaatttGTGCAGATCTCGAGTGAAAGCGTCAAGTTCAaggacgaagatgaagacttGATTAAACGCCGCGAGAAGGCCTACAAGAACACATTTAAGCCTTTGACGAAGTGGTTGCGAAAGCTATACACTGGCTCCATTCTTCGAGTGCAGGTGGCCCGCCGTAGTCTCGGATCGGTACCCGCCATTGTTACTAGCTCAGATTTCGGAAACTCGGCAAATATGGAGCGGATTCTTCGCGCCCAGGCTTTCCAGCACGGCATGGACCAGTCGTCGTTTTTGGCGTTGAAGGTCTTTGAATTGAACCCTCGCCATCCGCTTGTGAAAAAGTTATTGGACGGATGTCCACCGGAAGAAGAGGGCGACGAACCCTTCGAAGTGGCTCCGGATATCCTGGATGCTGCATGGATGCTTCACGATATGGCAATGCTCAATGGCGGCTTCCCGATCAGTGACCCAGAGGCACACAACCAGCGCCTCTTGAAGGTTCTCCGGGCTCAATTCAGTCTCGATTCACTCGATTTGGAGCCTGAAATCGATCCGCcagtggaagaagacgaggccCCAGAAATTGATTTCACATCTGATGGCATCAATATGGAAGACTTCGATTTGGACAGTCTCAATTTGGACGACCTTGATATGGGTGCGTAAAAAGTCTAAGTTCGTTGGCGGAATTTTTTTTGCACGTGGCTGCTTAGATAAGTTATGAGTTCCCCTTCCGAAATGCATCGGCTTTTGAACCTGCAGTTCGGGGGATCGCTATATTAGAACAATTTGTTATGTGACCTTGAGCTCGATGTACTATTGTCCCCGTAGCGTAGCTTCCTAATGGAAAATCTGTAATTTTCGAGAATCGACAGAGATGACACTACTCAGTCGTCATAGATGGTAAATTATAATTTGTGCTAGGACATCTATATATATATTAACGATGAGGAGTAAATCTCTGGAAAAGGCAGCGCAGAATAACATAGTGGCGGTCAACGACAAGTGATCATCGGAGGTATAGCCAAAGAGTAACAAGCTCTACACTTGATGCACTGTCGGCCA is a window of Phaeodactylum tricornutum CCAP 1055/1 chromosome 28, whole genome shotgun sequence DNA encoding:
- a CDS encoding predicted protein, with protein sequence MVPPEGAEKYAFEAEVHRMMDIVVNSLYQNKDVFLRELISNASDALDKFRYLALTEPDTYKGEEEIPLQVKIQYDADEHTLTIRDTGVGMTHDEMVENLGTVARSGTTKFIQSLKESGNDDSAMSQIGQFGVGFYSTFLVADRVTVASKNPRDDAQHVWESENASSSFVVYPDPRGNTLGRGTEITLHLKEDSLEYADPNRLRELAQHYSEFVMHPISLRTTSTMEVEIEDEEEEATPETTEEAKETKGDDGDDEIEVGDDESETEEKPKKTKEVTTHSWDVLNTNQAIWTREKEDISDDEYQAFWQVLAHEATSNATSWSHFNAEGNINFKSILYLPDDLPPTYSYTNMEPVQGALRLYVRKVLIGDEFNLLPKYLGFIRGVVDSDDLPLNVNRETLQESKILSVIKKKLVRKAIEMIRQLAKDSEDEGQSEAEIDEEGNVIETEEKDSRYIAFYRKFSPNIKLGVVEDEPNRGKLMKLLRFQTSKSDGKMISLAAYFDNMKEWQEEIYILGGASAEEIEKSPFLETFRDKDVEVIYLTDSIDEYMLRQVRDHEKKKFVQISSESVKFKDEDEDLIKRREKAYKNTFKPLTKWLRKLYTGSILRVQVARRSLGSVPAIVTSSDFGNSANMERILRAQAFQHGMDQSSFLALKVFELNPRHPLVKKLLDGCPPEEEGDEPFEVAPDILDAAWMLHDMAMLNGGFPISDPEAHNQRL